One genomic segment of Nocardioides cavernaquae includes these proteins:
- the dnaJ gene encoding molecular chaperone DnaJ, translated as MSAKADWASKDFYAELGVKKDASQDEIKKAYRKLARANHPDSNPGDERKHEKFKSVAEAYDVVGDADKRKEYDEFRTVSAGYPGGFGGGAGGFGGGGFDLNDLLRERAGGGGAGGFGDMFGDLFGGARQRQPRPRKGQDQETTATIGFTDAMDGATVSLRLASDGACPECGGTGGMPGTRPHVCPECDGAGYVVAGVGGAFSMNETCPTCHGRQLVYDQACPVCHGSGRGTSSRTIQARIPAGVKDGQRIRLRGKGAPGDNGGPHGDLYVTVKVRPHRLFSRKDDNLTLEVPVSFDEAALGAEIKVPTLGGAPVTLKLPAGTPNGRTFRVRGKGAQKADGSQGDLLVTVEVQVPAVLDAAAREAVEAYRAATAGKPLRTKLFEED; from the coding sequence ATGAGCGCGAAGGCAGACTGGGCGTCGAAGGACTTCTACGCCGAGCTCGGCGTCAAGAAGGACGCGTCGCAGGATGAGATCAAGAAGGCCTACCGCAAGCTGGCGCGCGCCAACCACCCGGACTCCAACCCGGGCGACGAGCGGAAGCACGAGAAGTTCAAGTCCGTCGCGGAGGCCTACGACGTCGTCGGCGACGCCGACAAGCGCAAGGAGTACGACGAGTTCCGCACCGTCTCTGCCGGCTATCCCGGTGGCTTCGGCGGCGGAGCCGGTGGCTTCGGCGGAGGCGGTTTCGACCTGAACGACCTGCTCCGCGAGCGTGCGGGTGGCGGAGGTGCCGGTGGCTTCGGCGACATGTTCGGCGACCTCTTCGGAGGTGCCCGGCAGCGCCAGCCCCGGCCGCGCAAGGGCCAGGACCAGGAGACCACCGCGACCATCGGCTTCACCGATGCGATGGACGGCGCCACGGTCAGCCTGCGGCTGGCCAGCGATGGCGCCTGCCCTGAGTGCGGCGGCACGGGCGGCATGCCCGGCACGCGTCCGCACGTCTGTCCCGAGTGCGACGGCGCGGGCTACGTCGTGGCTGGTGTGGGTGGCGCGTTCTCGATGAACGAGACCTGCCCGACCTGCCACGGTCGCCAGCTCGTCTACGACCAGGCCTGCCCGGTCTGCCACGGCTCCGGCCGCGGCACGTCGAGCCGCACCATCCAGGCCCGGATCCCCGCCGGGGTCAAGGACGGGCAGCGCATCCGCCTGCGCGGCAAGGGTGCCCCGGGTGACAACGGCGGTCCCCACGGTGATCTCTACGTCACGGTGAAGGTGCGCCCCCACCGGCTGTTCAGCCGCAAGGACGACAACCTGACCCTCGAGGTGCCGGTCTCGTTCGACGAGGCGGCGCTGGGCGCGGAGATCAAGGTGCCGACCCTCGGCGGCGCACCGGTCACGCTCAAGCTGCCGGCTGGCACCCCCAACGGACGCACCTTCCGGGTGCGTGGCAAGGGCGCCCAGAAGGCCGATGGTTCCCAGGGTGACCTGCTGGTGACCGTGGAGGTCCAGGTGCCGGCAGTGCTCGACGCAGCTGCCCGCGAAGCGGTCGAGGCCTACCGGGCAGCGACGGCAGGCAAGCCGCTGCGCACGAAGCTGTTCGAGGAGGACTGA
- a CDS encoding DUF6114 domain-containing protein, which yields MQNSTVARVRHSLYRFLKTRPTIGCVLLALGGYFVLKPVIGSTFQFLSYLGVGGAQVYILGGGMVAAAFVAFFVPAQRHFPALMALAFSITSLPLANLGGWLIGMVLGIVGSGLIFAWTPYSEKQLWRIEEKAAEKQARKAARKGTPVDSGMASAA from the coding sequence ATGCAGAACTCAACCGTGGCGCGCGTGCGCCACTCGCTCTACCGATTCCTCAAGACCCGGCCGACCATCGGCTGCGTCCTGCTCGCCCTCGGCGGCTACTTCGTCCTCAAGCCGGTCATCGGCAGCACGTTCCAGTTCCTGTCCTACCTCGGGGTGGGTGGCGCGCAGGTCTACATCCTCGGCGGCGGCATGGTCGCGGCGGCGTTCGTCGCGTTCTTCGTGCCGGCGCAGCGTCACTTCCCTGCGCTGATGGCGCTGGCCTTCTCGATCACGTCGCTGCCCCTGGCCAACCTCGGTGGTTGGCTGATCGGCATGGTGCTCGGCATCGTCGGCAGTGGCCTGATCTTCGCCTGGACGCCCTACAGCGAGAAGCAGCTGTGGCGCATCGAGGAGAAGGCTGCCGAGAAGCAGGCCCGCAAGGCAGCACGCAAGGGCACGCCCGTCGACTCGGGCATGGCGTCGGCGGCATGA
- a CDS encoding DUF6230 family protein yields the protein MAERLAAVHSASDAMLARADDGVRRGTRKRSGVLAGIGLAGLAGMFLGVSQNVLAVNFTTANTSYKVYTDKVSGLNAAGYLNVQDLYGATDDAVVQLGFKTATLNGLCAIAKQTLPVIGDVSLVVSAGEPVDGATTNPAGQEINAQQLYLASDNLTGTGDQIAKLTLGQSADTLMMDTLPFAGTPGAFGLQAQTLNVSNLDADSYGIDLQGQINLPNLKIRVLPGVKTKADCNS from the coding sequence ATGGCTGAGCGGCTCGCCGCCGTGCACTCGGCATCCGATGCGATGCTCGCCCGCGCAGACGACGGAGTACGCCGCGGCACGCGCAAGCGGTCGGGCGTGCTCGCCGGCATCGGCCTGGCCGGCCTCGCGGGAATGTTCCTCGGGGTCAGCCAGAACGTCCTGGCCGTGAACTTCACGACCGCCAACACGTCGTACAAGGTCTACACGGACAAGGTCTCCGGTCTCAATGCCGCGGGCTACCTCAACGTCCAGGACCTGTACGGCGCGACCGACGACGCCGTGGTGCAGCTCGGGTTCAAGACGGCGACGCTCAACGGTCTGTGTGCCATCGCGAAGCAGACGCTGCCGGTGATCGGCGACGTCTCGTTGGTGGTCTCCGCGGGGGAGCCGGTCGACGGCGCGACCACCAACCCGGCCGGCCAGGAGATCAACGCGCAGCAGCTCTACCTGGCCTCCGACAACCTCACGGGCACGGGTGACCAGATCGCCAAGCTCACGCTGGGCCAGTCGGCGGACACGTTGATGATGGACACGCTCCCCTTCGCGGGCACGCCCGGCGCCTTCGGCCTGCAGGCCCAGACCCTCAACGTCTCCAACCTGGACGCGGACTCCTACGGCATCGACCTGCAGGGACAGATCAACCTGCCCAACCTGAAGATCCGGGTTCTGCCGGGCGTGAAGACGAAGGCGGACTGCAACTCATGA
- a CDS encoding Abi-alpha family protein, whose translation MSSNNLPERAASTALATPRMDAFPGLVRLAATSWLRTAEWTVVAGVKGGRKVLSAATNPSSAKDLAAGVAQAGAIFGDLAKAVSSGVSLPQAVIQVSASLGSSNHQPVEAIAATAARRELQKQQSLREQGQALLARSRDVWNNEQGHPAYARILSEMAPDEGRVLMLLLKGGPQPAVDVRTGGAIGMVSSTLVAPGLNMIGPRAGVRYLDQVPSYLNNLFRLGLIWFSREQLSDPLEYQVVEAQPDVLAAMHSVRSHKVVRRSIHLTPFGEDFCRTCLVTEADDLAALPEHQAPQDLD comes from the coding sequence ATGAGCAGCAACAACCTTCCTGAGCGGGCGGCCTCGACGGCCCTCGCCACACCTCGCATGGACGCGTTCCCCGGACTGGTCCGGCTGGCGGCCACGTCATGGCTGCGCACTGCCGAGTGGACCGTCGTTGCCGGGGTGAAGGGTGGCCGCAAGGTCCTCTCCGCCGCGACCAACCCGAGCAGTGCCAAGGACCTCGCCGCGGGTGTGGCCCAGGCCGGCGCGATCTTCGGCGACCTCGCCAAGGCGGTCAGCAGCGGTGTCTCGCTACCTCAGGCGGTCATCCAGGTCAGCGCATCGCTCGGCTCGTCCAACCACCAGCCCGTGGAGGCCATCGCGGCCACCGCGGCTCGTCGTGAGCTGCAGAAGCAGCAGTCGCTGCGTGAGCAGGGGCAGGCGCTGCTCGCCCGCTCGCGCGACGTGTGGAACAACGAGCAGGGCCACCCGGCGTACGCCCGCATCCTCAGTGAGATGGCGCCCGACGAGGGCCGCGTCCTGATGCTGCTGCTCAAGGGCGGCCCGCAGCCGGCGGTCGACGTCCGCACCGGTGGCGCGATCGGCATGGTCAGCTCCACGCTGGTTGCTCCCGGCCTCAACATGATCGGCCCGCGGGCCGGGGTGCGCTACCTCGACCAGGTGCCGTCCTACCTCAACAACCTGTTCCGCCTCGGCCTGATCTGGTTCTCCCGCGAGCAGCTGTCCGACCCGCTCGAGTACCAGGTCGTCGAGGCGCAGCCCGACGTCCTCGCGGCCATGCACTCGGTCCGTTCGCACAAGGTGGTCCGTCGCTCGATCCACCTCACGCCCTTCGGTGAGGACTTCTGCCGCACCTGCCTGGTCACCGAGGCCGATGACCTGGCCGCTCTCCCCGAGCACCAGGCCCCCCAGGACCTCGACTAG
- a CDS encoding DUF6114 domain-containing protein: MIASTDRLGPNRRVPGTDAVRWARAYRRTRPFWGGLWLMLGGLVVIKLNSYPLGVAMAGSFNRSAGYILGGAMVMFGLVAWVSPIYARLVGLFGVLAAMAAFVGSNLGGFLVGTVLGIIGGSMIWGWGELRPRRGKGSPGRTRSRRGRRTGSVA, encoded by the coding sequence ATGATCGCCTCGACAGATCGCCTCGGCCCCAACCGCCGCGTGCCCGGCACCGATGCGGTGCGCTGGGCGCGTGCCTATCGGCGTACCCGCCCGTTCTGGGGTGGGCTCTGGCTGATGCTCGGCGGCCTGGTCGTGATCAAGCTGAACAGCTATCCGCTCGGCGTGGCCATGGCCGGCAGCTTCAACCGCTCCGCCGGCTACATTCTCGGCGGAGCCATGGTGATGTTCGGGCTGGTTGCCTGGGTCTCGCCGATCTACGCACGCCTGGTCGGGCTCTTCGGTGTCCTTGCCGCGATGGCGGCGTTCGTCGGGTCGAACCTCGGCGGCTTTCTCGTGGGGACCGTGCTCGGGATCATCGGAGGTTCGATGATCTGGGGCTGGGGAGAGCTGCGGCCGCGTCGCGGCAAGGGCTCGCCCGGCAGGACGCGCTCCCGACGGGGACGGCGGACCGGATCCGTAGCGTGA
- the grpE gene encoding nucleotide exchange factor GrpE, with product MTEENLTPEGEPQETAAPSPEGHSFGDSAGEMANETEVEGAASDTAEQSAADELVVAKMALEERTLDLQRLQAEYSNYRKRVDRDRELTAQNATYKVLAPIIDVLDTIDRAREHGELDGGFKAVADQLERIVSNLGLTRFGEPGDAFDPTLHEALTHLGTDAAVEVTTCQHVAKVGYKIGDRVVRAAQVLVVDPADS from the coding sequence GTGACCGAGGAAAACCTCACCCCGGAGGGGGAGCCGCAGGAGACTGCGGCTCCCTCCCCGGAGGGTCACAGCTTCGGCGACTCCGCGGGTGAGATGGCCAACGAGACCGAGGTCGAGGGCGCTGCGTCCGACACGGCGGAGCAGTCGGCGGCCGACGAGCTCGTCGTCGCCAAGATGGCCCTGGAGGAGCGCACGCTCGATCTCCAGCGCCTCCAGGCGGAGTACTCCAACTACCGCAAGCGGGTCGACCGTGACCGGGAGCTGACCGCCCAGAACGCGACGTACAAGGTCCTTGCCCCGATCATCGACGTGCTCGACACGATCGACCGGGCCCGTGAGCACGGCGAGCTGGACGGCGGCTTCAAGGCCGTGGCCGACCAGCTCGAGCGCATCGTCAGCAACCTCGGGCTGACCCGCTTCGGCGAGCCCGGCGATGCCTTCGACCCGACGCTGCACGAGGCGCTCACGCACCTCGGCACCGACGCCGCGGTCGAGGTCACCACCTGCCAGCACGTCGCCAAGGTCGGCTACAAGATCGGTGACCGGGTCGTGCGTGCCGCGCAGGTCCTGGTCGTCGACCCGGCCGACAGCTGA
- a CDS encoding DUF6230 family protein — protein MDDFSGGADHAAYGTSWRRALPLMLLALAAMAATLVMLKQQVFAAAVTYQGTAAKFSTGRVTGQDIGLGMRQLSSKSSGGVVSTKNVLSAGFAVGSLDGFCLSQVQNVPVIGDVVIKVRAGDGNAATREISAANVQFDIASLRGNGTGVNLDGRVQIGMASQDITTLPNTDNPLGAPTGIGWWGIDATAGDIFNAKGFLYDAEIGGPLTLPGLAITVVPKAAGGTECWNTIGDAVPVPH, from the coding sequence ATGGACGACTTCTCGGGCGGCGCCGACCACGCGGCGTACGGGACCTCCTGGCGGCGCGCGCTGCCGCTGATGCTGCTCGCGCTCGCGGCCATGGCGGCGACCCTGGTGATGCTGAAGCAGCAGGTGTTCGCGGCGGCGGTGACCTACCAGGGCACGGCCGCCAAGTTCTCGACCGGGCGCGTCACCGGGCAGGACATCGGGCTCGGCATGCGCCAGCTCAGCTCGAAGTCCTCCGGGGGCGTGGTGTCGACGAAGAACGTGCTGTCGGCCGGTTTCGCGGTCGGCAGCCTGGACGGGTTCTGTCTCTCCCAGGTCCAGAACGTCCCCGTGATCGGTGATGTCGTGATCAAGGTGAGGGCGGGAGACGGGAACGCTGCGACGCGCGAGATCTCCGCGGCCAACGTTCAGTTCGACATCGCGTCGCTGCGCGGCAACGGCACCGGGGTGAACCTCGACGGACGTGTCCAGATCGGCATGGCGAGCCAGGACATCACGACGCTGCCCAACACCGACAACCCCCTGGGCGCCCCCACCGGCATCGGCTGGTGGGGCATCGATGCGACGGCCGGCGACATCTTCAATGCCAAGGGCTTCCTGTACGACGCAGAGATCGGCGGGCCGCTGACCCTGCCGGGCCTGGCGATCACGGTGGTGCCCAAGGCGGCTGGCGGCACGGAGTGCTGGAACACGATCGGCGACGCCGTGCCCGTTCCGCACTAG
- the lepB gene encoding signal peptidase I: protein MASRRRDESGSIGAALGWAALIAGLLALLTIVAALAFSVTVKGQSMEPTVREGDRLLVKFWDRGTIKRFDLVEARVGVAKTPVVKRVIGLPGDTVSIRFDRGAPVVAVTPAGSETAQYVVNPTWEGQIGDRVAPCCEDDGTAGTQFHEVVVPDGKYWLLGDNWGSSDDSRTYGFVPGADIGGHLNLRLRPLGSFGSIENPATLADQP, encoded by the coding sequence GTGGCCAGTCGCCGACGCGACGAGAGCGGCTCGATCGGCGCAGCACTCGGCTGGGCCGCGTTGATCGCAGGACTCCTTGCCCTGTTGACGATTGTCGCTGCGCTGGCCTTCTCGGTGACGGTCAAGGGGCAGTCGATGGAGCCCACCGTGCGCGAAGGCGACCGATTGCTCGTCAAGTTCTGGGACCGCGGCACGATCAAGCGTTTCGACCTCGTCGAGGCACGCGTCGGCGTCGCGAAGACCCCGGTCGTCAAGCGCGTGATCGGCCTGCCGGGCGACACCGTCTCGATCCGCTTCGATCGCGGCGCACCTGTCGTCGCCGTGACCCCGGCGGGCTCCGAGACGGCGCAGTACGTCGTCAACCCCACCTGGGAGGGCCAGATCGGCGACCGCGTCGCCCCGTGCTGCGAGGACGACGGCACCGCAGGCACACAGTTCCACGAGGTCGTCGTGCCCGACGGCAAGTACTGGCTCCTCGGCGACAACTGGGGCTCTTCCGACGACAGCCGGACCTACGGGTTCGTGCCCGGTGCCGACATCGGCGGCCACCTCAACCTGCGCTTGCGGCCGCTCGGCTCGTTCGGGTCCATCGAGAACCCCGCGACGCTCGCCGACCAGCCCTGA
- a CDS encoding heat shock protein transcriptional repressor HspR — translation MARGAGPERPAPDAAVYVISVAAELTGLHPQTLRTWERLGLITPGRTGGGGRRYSHTDIELLREIADLTGHGIGLEGVRRILDLEHRAAALAQRNAELQAELDATREALQSLVASRAAVAPRPPGTLPALRPDTSSQIVVWRRDQR, via the coding sequence ATGGCCAGGGGTGCAGGTCCGGAGCGTCCGGCCCCTGACGCTGCGGTCTACGTGATCAGCGTGGCTGCGGAGCTCACCGGGCTCCATCCGCAGACGCTGCGCACCTGGGAGCGCCTCGGCCTGATCACGCCGGGGCGCACCGGGGGCGGCGGTCGTCGCTACTCCCACACCGACATCGAGCTGCTGCGCGAGATCGCCGACCTCACGGGGCACGGCATCGGCCTCGAAGGTGTGCGCCGCATCCTCGATCTCGAGCACCGGGCGGCGGCGCTCGCGCAGCGCAACGCCGAGCTCCAGGCCGAGCTCGATGCCACCCGCGAGGCTCTCCAGTCCCTGGTCGCCTCCCGTGCTGCGGTCGCCCCCCGCCCGCCGGGCACCCTGCCCGCCCTGCGCCCCGACACCTCGTCGCAGATCGTCGTCTGGCGTCGCGACCAGCGTTGA
- a CDS encoding DUF6230 family protein: protein MKEKGMGRVRLGRFAAVTLPAAVVSVGLGVAMLQGAVSASLSSTTPFKVTAATGSGSGVELSLRAAQAAASQTDATSADKQSAFVTLHDGTVNTVCLAANQPTGLGFMPNIGLRISLPGAVSLGDSVDLNAQGVTTDAVLKNVSVGVAQQELNHQAGVANGANVGGFGIESGEGTTGGAANDVTNVDLDNINADVFQVALSSIGLTGVTLTPTAGLATCN from the coding sequence ATGAAGGAAAAGGGAATGGGCCGCGTGCGGCTCGGACGCTTCGCCGCTGTCACGCTGCCTGCCGCCGTTGTCTCGGTGGGCCTCGGCGTGGCGATGCTGCAGGGCGCGGTCTCCGCGTCGCTCAGCTCGACGACGCCGTTCAAGGTCACGGCTGCCACCGGCAGTGGCTCCGGCGTCGAGCTGTCGCTGCGTGCGGCGCAGGCAGCGGCGTCGCAGACGGACGCAACTTCTGCTGACAAGCAGTCCGCGTTCGTGACTCTCCACGACGGCACGGTCAACACCGTCTGCCTCGCGGCGAACCAGCCCACCGGCCTCGGGTTCATGCCGAACATCGGCCTGAGGATCTCGCTCCCGGGCGCGGTCTCGCTGGGCGACTCGGTGGACCTCAACGCTCAGGGCGTCACGACGGATGCCGTTCTCAAGAACGTCTCCGTGGGTGTGGCGCAGCAGGAGCTCAACCACCAGGCGGGTGTCGCCAATGGCGCCAACGTCGGTGGTTTCGGTATCGAGTCCGGCGAGGGGACGACCGGTGGCGCTGCCAACGACGTCACCAACGTCGACCTCGACAACATCAACGCCGACGTCTTCCAGGTGGCGCTCAGCTCCATCGGCCTGACCGGCGTGACGTTGACCCCGACCGCGGGCCTCGCAACCTGCAACTGA
- the clpB gene encoding ATP-dependent chaperone ClpB produces MSAFGADKFTTRSREAIEAAQLAATTGGNSTMEPAHLLAALLRDPEGTARTLITKSGVDASAIAAQAEQLVASLPRATGATVQQPAASAALTRVLASAIDLAASLKDEYVATEHLLIALATVESSAKKLLTDAGLTEKDLREGLTAVRGNRRVTSQDAESTYESLEKYSVDLTRAAEDGKLDPVIGRDAEIRRVIQVLSRRTKNNPVLIGEPGVGKTAVVEGLAQRVVAGDVPDSLKGRRVLSLDLAAMVAGAKYRGEFEERLKAVLEEIKDAGGQVVTFIDELHTVVGAGAGGDSQMDAGNMLKPMLARGELHMIGATTLDEYRESIEKDPALERRFQQVFVGEPSVEDTIQILRGIQEKYEAHHGVRITDAALVAAATLSDRYITGRQLPDKAIDLIDEAASRLRMEIESSPEEIDQLRRQVDRLKMEEFALAKESDPASLDRLQKLRADLADDEEALRALEARWEAEKSNLEGEGDLRRQLDALRSEADKLLREGNLEKASEINYAKIPELEARLATVEKNQASDDAKAEPLVGEEVGAEQIADVVEAWTGIPTGRMLQGETARLLEMESVIGKRLIGQEAAVLAVSDAVRRSRAGIADPNRPTGSFLFLGPTGTGKTELAKALADFLFDDERAIVRIDMSEYSEKHSVSRLVGAPPGYVGYDEGGQLTEAVRRRPYSVVLLDEVEKAHPEVFDILLQVLDDGRLTDGQGRTVDFRNTLLILTSNLGSTFLVDPTLDPEVKKESVMGVVRGHFKPEFLNRLDEVVLFDALSRDELTHIVDLQLALLTKRLEARRIGLEISDDAKRWLAETGYDPAYGARPLRRLIQSSIGDPLARLLIAGEVTDGGSVVVDRVSGPSTDGLVLTPRMGA; encoded by the coding sequence ATGAGCGCGTTCGGAGCGGACAAGTTCACGACCCGCAGCCGCGAGGCGATCGAGGCTGCCCAGCTCGCTGCCACCACCGGCGGCAACAGCACGATGGAGCCGGCACACCTGCTGGCCGCGCTGCTGCGCGACCCCGAGGGGACCGCGCGCACCCTGATCACCAAGTCCGGCGTCGACGCGTCCGCGATTGCGGCGCAGGCCGAGCAGCTCGTCGCGAGCCTGCCGCGCGCCACCGGAGCAACGGTCCAGCAGCCCGCCGCGTCGGCCGCGCTCACCCGCGTGCTGGCCAGTGCCATCGACCTCGCCGCGTCCCTCAAGGATGAGTACGTCGCGACGGAGCACCTCCTGATCGCGCTCGCCACCGTCGAGTCGAGCGCGAAGAAGCTGCTCACCGACGCTGGCCTGACCGAGAAGGACCTCCGCGAGGGTTTGACCGCCGTCCGCGGCAACCGGCGCGTGACCAGCCAGGACGCGGAGTCGACGTACGAGTCGCTGGAGAAGTACTCCGTCGACCTGACCCGGGCGGCCGAGGACGGCAAGCTCGACCCGGTCATCGGCCGTGACGCCGAGATCCGCCGTGTGATCCAGGTCCTGTCCCGCCGCACGAAGAACAACCCGGTCCTGATCGGCGAGCCCGGCGTCGGCAAGACCGCCGTCGTCGAGGGCCTCGCCCAGCGTGTCGTCGCCGGCGACGTCCCCGACAGCCTCAAGGGCCGCCGCGTCCTCAGCCTCGACCTGGCCGCGATGGTGGCCGGTGCGAAGTACCGCGGCGAGTTCGAGGAGCGGCTCAAGGCCGTGCTCGAGGAGATCAAGGACGCCGGTGGCCAGGTGGTCACCTTCATCGACGAGCTGCACACGGTCGTCGGAGCGGGCGCCGGGGGTGACAGCCAGATGGACGCGGGCAACATGCTCAAGCCCATGCTGGCGCGCGGCGAGCTGCACATGATCGGCGCGACGACCCTCGACGAGTACCGCGAGTCCATCGAGAAGGACCCTGCCCTCGAGCGCCGCTTCCAGCAGGTCTTCGTCGGTGAGCCGAGCGTCGAGGACACCATCCAGATCTTGCGCGGCATCCAGGAGAAGTACGAGGCGCACCACGGCGTGCGCATCACCGATGCCGCCCTCGTTGCGGCCGCGACGCTGAGTGACCGCTACATCACCGGCCGCCAGCTGCCGGACAAGGCGATCGACCTCATCGACGAGGCGGCCTCGCGCCTGCGCATGGAGATCGAGTCCTCGCCCGAGGAGATCGACCAGCTTCGGCGTCAGGTCGACCGGCTCAAGATGGAGGAGTTCGCGCTGGCCAAGGAGTCCGACCCGGCCAGCCTGGACCGCCTCCAGAAGCTGCGCGCCGACCTCGCGGACGACGAGGAGGCGCTGCGCGCGCTCGAGGCCCGCTGGGAGGCGGAGAAGTCCAACCTCGAGGGCGAGGGCGACCTGCGCCGCCAGCTCGACGCGCTGCGCAGCGAGGCCGACAAGCTGCTGCGCGAGGGCAACCTCGAGAAGGCCAGCGAGATCAACTACGCCAAGATCCCCGAGCTCGAGGCCCGGTTGGCGACCGTCGAGAAGAACCAGGCCAGCGACGATGCCAAGGCCGAGCCGCTGGTCGGCGAGGAGGTCGGCGCCGAGCAGATCGCCGACGTCGTCGAGGCGTGGACCGGCATCCCGACCGGTCGCATGCTGCAGGGAGAGACGGCACGGCTCCTCGAGATGGAGTCGGTCATCGGCAAGCGCCTGATCGGCCAGGAGGCTGCGGTGCTCGCGGTGAGTGACGCCGTACGCCGCTCGCGGGCCGGCATCGCGGACCCCAACCGACCCACGGGCTCGTTCCTCTTCCTCGGCCCGACGGGCACCGGCAAGACCGAGCTGGCGAAAGCTCTCGCGGACTTCCTGTTCGACGACGAGCGCGCGATCGTCCGCATCGACATGAGCGAGTACTCCGAGAAGCACAGCGTCTCGCGCCTGGTCGGTGCACCTCCCGGCTACGTCGGCTACGACGAGGGCGGCCAGCTCACCGAGGCGGTCCGACGGCGCCCGTACTCCGTCGTGCTCCTCGACGAGGTCGAGAAGGCCCACCCCGAGGTCTTCGACATCCTGCTCCAGGTGCTCGACGACGGACGGCTCACCGACGGCCAGGGCCGCACGGTCGACTTCCGCAACACCCTGTTGATCCTCACGTCGAACCTGGGATCGACGTTCCTCGTCGACCCCACGCTCGACCCCGAGGTGAAGAAGGAGTCGGTGATGGGCGTCGTGCGCGGCCACTTCAAGCCGGAGTTCCTGAACCGGCTCGACGAGGTGGTCCTCTTCGACGCGCTCAGCAGGGACGAGCTGACCCACATCGTCGACCTCCAGCTCGCGCTGCTGACCAAGCGCCTCGAGGCGCGCCGCATCGGGCTGGAGATCAGCGACGACGCGAAGCGGTGGCTCGCCGAGACCGGCTACGACCCGGCGTACGGCGCCCGGCCGCTGCGTCGCCTGATCCAGAGCTCGATCGGTGACCCGCTGGCGCGGCTGCTGATCGCGGGCGAGGTCACCGACGGCGGCAGTGTCGTGGTGGACCGTGTCTCCGGGCCGAGTACCGACGGGTTGGTGCTCACCCCCAGAATGGGGGCATGA